One window of Nocardia nova SH22a genomic DNA carries:
- a CDS encoding cytochrome P450, producing MTALDPPRELSDLQAFSADPYTTMHRLYRENGPISRLGTGPMSFRLTLGPEASEFILANSHLFSWGQAFAALAPLTGPAALLVNDGERHRRLRRLVTPAFTARRVTAHRETVVRHIETAVAGWAPGDVVDIYGPLRRAMRLATLESLFGVAALERSEGLDDWLHDIHRAIDTDVLGGSLERGSGSPVWRRALLARSSVHRWVVAEIGRRAGQSDPGNDVLGALLRGVDGARLTDDEITDQLVSLLEAGAETTAAQLSWALYCLLREPGRWSDFRAEAGPPTADRPPAVLDHIVSETMRLYPATAVISRTVAADFDLAGHRFRPGELLIFSPFHTHRLPSVWRDPEVFDPGRWVPGSERYHRPAPHEFLPFGVGPHRCVGANFATMAVKAALVAVAQRVDAELLTTEVRPEGLVGMHPGGGITVRINDIR from the coding sequence GTGACCGCGCTCGATCCGCCCCGCGAATTGTCGGATCTGCAGGCATTCTCGGCCGATCCGTACACCACGATGCACCGGCTGTACCGGGAGAACGGGCCGATCTCCCGGCTGGGCACGGGCCCGATGAGCTTCCGGCTCACCCTCGGTCCCGAGGCGAGCGAATTCATCCTCGCCAACAGCCACCTGTTCAGCTGGGGACAGGCCTTCGCCGCACTCGCGCCGTTGACCGGACCTGCCGCGCTGCTGGTCAACGACGGTGAACGGCATCGTCGCCTGCGGCGGCTGGTCACCCCGGCCTTCACCGCCCGCCGGGTGACCGCTCACCGCGAAACCGTCGTCCGCCACATCGAGACCGCCGTCGCGGGCTGGGCCCCGGGCGATGTCGTCGACATCTACGGCCCACTGCGCCGGGCGATGCGCCTGGCCACCCTGGAGAGCCTGTTCGGCGTCGCCGCGCTGGAACGGTCCGAAGGTCTGGACGACTGGCTGCACGACATCCACCGCGCCATCGACACCGATGTGCTCGGCGGCAGCCTCGAACGCGGCTCGGGCTCACCCGTCTGGCGCCGGGCACTGCTCGCGCGCTCGTCGGTACACCGCTGGGTCGTCGCCGAAATCGGACGGCGCGCAGGGCAATCCGATCCGGGTAACGATGTGCTCGGCGCGCTGTTGCGCGGAGTCGACGGAGCGCGGCTCACCGACGACGAGATCACCGATCAATTGGTCAGTCTGCTCGAAGCCGGAGCCGAAACGACTGCGGCGCAATTGTCGTGGGCGCTCTACTGCCTGCTGCGCGAACCAGGACGATGGTCGGACTTTCGCGCCGAAGCCGGTCCGCCGACGGCCGACAGACCACCGGCTGTCCTGGACCACATCGTCTCCGAGACCATGCGGCTCTATCCAGCCACGGCGGTCATCTCGCGCACGGTCGCCGCCGATTTCGACCTCGCCGGACATCGGTTCCGGCCCGGAGAACTGTTGATATTCAGCCCATTTCACACCCACCGCCTGCCCTCGGTCTGGCGCGATCCGGAAGTATTCGATCCGGGCAGATGGGTACCCGGTTCCGAGCGCTACCACCGTCCGGCGCCGCACGAGTTCCTGCCGTTCGGGGTCGGTCCGCACCGCTGCGTCGGCGCCAACTTCGCGACGATGGCGGTGAAGGCTGCTCTCGTCGCCGTCGCCCAGCGCGTCGACGCCGAATTGCTGACAACCGAGGTGCGACCCGAGGGACTCGTCGGAATGCACCCCGGCGGGGGAATCACCGTGCGCATCAATGACATTCGCTGA
- a CDS encoding Gfo/Idh/MocA family oxidoreductase has product MNESPPPARHPTRLPAVPKVVVCGTSFGRVYLRAAHEDPNVELAGVVSRGSTTSRDYAKSYGVPHYTDVDELPGDIDIACVAVRAGAAGGDGATLSQRLLSRGIHVLQEHLLHPDELADCLRTAREHGVCYRLNSFYPHLRPVRLFLRAAGILRERQRPLHVDATAGGQVVYPLLDIIGRAVGRLRPWTIGEPAPAWPEVTALADPPMPYTALTAVIGGVPVSLRVQNQIHPADPDNHALLLHRIAIAFEGGVLSLADTHGPVLWSPRLHTGRDETGRLLMSGLGTERLAVPSTEILDPAPAPTFRTVFDELWPDSVRIALAQLRSDIADPSRSVSAGQWAVTVTALWQRLTTVMGQPELIRPPAPAPVPLAELIASSGDRT; this is encoded by the coding sequence GTGAACGAATCACCGCCACCGGCACGACATCCCACGCGATTACCCGCGGTGCCGAAGGTCGTCGTCTGCGGCACATCGTTCGGCCGGGTCTACCTGCGGGCGGCGCACGAGGATCCGAATGTCGAACTGGCGGGCGTAGTTTCACGCGGCAGCACCACGTCGCGCGACTACGCGAAATCCTACGGGGTACCGCACTACACAGATGTCGACGAGCTACCCGGCGATATCGACATCGCCTGTGTGGCGGTGCGGGCCGGTGCCGCGGGCGGTGACGGCGCGACGCTGTCGCAGCGCTTGCTGAGCCGCGGAATCCATGTGCTGCAAGAACATCTGCTGCACCCCGACGAACTCGCCGACTGCTTGCGGACCGCTCGCGAACACGGCGTCTGCTACCGGCTCAACTCGTTCTATCCGCACCTGCGGCCGGTACGGCTGTTCCTGCGGGCGGCCGGAATTCTCCGGGAACGGCAGCGCCCGCTGCATGTCGATGCCACCGCCGGTGGGCAAGTGGTGTACCCACTGCTCGACATCATCGGCCGGGCGGTCGGCCGGCTGCGGCCCTGGACGATCGGCGAGCCCGCACCGGCCTGGCCGGAGGTGACCGCACTGGCCGATCCGCCGATGCCCTACACCGCTCTGACCGCGGTGATCGGCGGCGTTCCGGTGTCGCTGCGGGTGCAGAACCAGATCCATCCCGCCGACCCTGACAATCACGCACTGCTGCTGCACCGGATCGCGATCGCGTTCGAAGGAGGCGTGCTGTCGCTGGCCGACACCCACGGCCCCGTGCTGTGGAGCCCGCGACTGCACACCGGCCGGGACGAGACCGGGCGACTGCTCATGTCCGGACTCGGCACCGAACGGCTGGCGGTGCCGAGCACCGAGATTCTGGACCCGGCGCCCGCACCGACCTTCCGGACCGTCTTCGACGAGCTCTGGCCGGACAGTGTTCGTATTGCGCTGGCGCAGTTGCGATCCGATATTGCCGACCCGAGCCGATCCGTCAGCGCCGGACAGTGGGCCGTGACCGTCACCGCCCTCTGGCAACGGCTCACGACCGTGATGGGCCAGCCCGAACTGATCCGGCCACCCGCGCCCGCACCGGTGCCACTGGCCGAGCTGATCGCCTCGTCCGGTGATCGCACGTGA
- a CDS encoding saccharopine dehydrogenase NADP-binding domain-containing protein → MAVLGATGVVGRAAVRMLAALGIGELRVGSRTVSEAEESAFPPGARWRRVDCGDPDSLAEFCAGTRLVLNCAGPSYLLLDRVARAALAAGSDYVDVSGDGPTYRLLEGSPLLEIGSAAVLSAGMLPGLANVVPRLLADDLTGARLVVYAGGIEPFAAASAGDLALSLDSSDDDHWYGETLAAWTGGRRLRNALPVREDVEVAGFPGRVTTMPFLTADAERLARSAGLADLHWHNVFVGNALRLTLTRLRGRVRDGAESGAATLAPIVDEIRAAAELDLAGLAPFYLMAFTLHRHDRVDTAVLRAPSSFELTAATAAHTVEAVLSGAVAPGLHYTDEVLDPRGLLDAVRDLGALPVFHTHHHAHDEPMEVGSL, encoded by the coding sequence GTGGCCGTGCTCGGCGCTACCGGGGTGGTCGGGCGGGCGGCGGTGCGGATGCTCGCCGCACTCGGGATCGGTGAGTTGCGGGTGGGCTCGCGCACTGTGAGCGAGGCCGAGGAGTCGGCGTTTCCACCCGGTGCGCGATGGCGCCGGGTGGACTGTGGTGATCCGGATTCGCTGGCGGAGTTCTGTGCGGGCACCCGGCTCGTGCTCAACTGTGCGGGGCCGTCCTATCTGCTGCTGGACCGGGTGGCGCGGGCCGCATTGGCGGCGGGCAGCGACTATGTCGACGTGTCCGGGGACGGACCTACCTATCGGCTGCTCGAGGGATCACCACTGCTCGAAATCGGAAGCGCCGCAGTGTTGTCCGCTGGAATGCTGCCCGGTCTCGCCAATGTCGTGCCCCGGCTGCTCGCCGACGATCTCACCGGAGCCCGGCTCGTCGTCTACGCGGGCGGGATCGAGCCGTTCGCGGCGGCGTCGGCGGGGGATCTGGCGCTGTCCCTCGACAGTTCCGACGACGACCACTGGTACGGCGAAACCCTTGCCGCGTGGACCGGCGGCCGCCGCCTGCGTAATGCACTGCCGGTGCGCGAGGACGTCGAAGTCGCCGGGTTTCCCGGCCGGGTGACCACGATGCCGTTCCTGACGGCCGACGCCGAACGGCTCGCCAGGTCGGCCGGGCTCGCGGATCTGCACTGGCACAACGTATTCGTCGGTAATGCGTTGCGGCTCACGCTCACCCGGCTCCGCGGTCGTGTCCGCGACGGCGCAGAATCGGGCGCCGCGACATTGGCGCCCATCGTCGACGAGATAAGGGCGGCCGCCGAACTCGATCTCGCCGGACTGGCCCCCTTCTATCTGATGGCGTTCACACTGCACCGGCACGACCGCGTCGACACGGCGGTACTGCGCGCCCCGAGCAGTTTCGAACTCACCGCCGCGACCGCCGCGCACACCGTCGAGGCGGTGCTGTCCGGTGCGGTCGCGCCGGGCCTGCACTACACCGACGAAGTGCTCGACCCCCGAGGTCTGCTCGACGCGGTAAGGGATCTCGGGGCATTGCCGGTTTTTCACACCCATCATCACGCCCACGACGAACCGATGGAGGTAGGCAGCCTGTGA
- a CDS encoding non-ribosomal peptide synthetase, producing the protein MNIPDLVNDLRQRGVHLWADGEQLRFRAPQGALTAELREQLTAHKPAVLEYLARDQAAISVSADPAAAHEPFPLTPVQQAYLIGRDPTYPYGGVACASYLEISYDGTDPGIVEKAWNALVRRHDMLRATVSTDGYQQIAATAPHYEIPVTDVRGKDSIEVDAVLDRQRDALVGPTGGTDTWPLFALRTTRTDTACILHLVVELLVVDAASIQLLLAELAELVHASGDDTVLRPAPEIGFRDYVLGAQQLRNGSRYQRDRDYWQERIDTLPAAPELPVRHTDGDAANADSGFDRLHHLLPAAALKRLADNAIPHGLTPSGAVLAAYAEIIGRWSRKRQFTLNLPVFNRMPVHDDIGAVIGDFTSVNLLGIDLDEQNTFADRARAIAAQLFTDLDHRLFDGVEVLSELTRRAGNPVLMPVVFTSTLASQDADGRKNHGRILRGLTRTPQVWFDCQVTPYDDGLMIAWDVRRGVLAGDTAADAFAAFVNLVERLADTSDAWTDQYPVALPSEQRDRRDGYNDTAADTAPRTLHQRILDRADIDPEAPAVIHRDDVIAFVELRRRVGAAVAALRESGVRPGDRVAILMEKGPEQVVSALAVTAVGAAYVPIAIGQPMTRRERIIERAGIEVALTQSWLHDADEIPTAVRPIAVDLLRGIDTVPEVADDPDAPAYVIYTSGSTGEPKGVVVTHRAAANTIDDIDERFALTPRDRVLGVASLAFDLSVWDIFGVLAAGGAVVLPEHDRATDPSHWLELVRRHSVTLWNSVPGQLQMLLDVVDSTPDTRAESLRLVLLSGDWIPLDLPDRMRAHHPGLTVVGLGGATEAAIWSIHHPVDRIDPQWRSIPYGIPLRNQSMHVLDTALQDCPEHVTGEIYIGGAGLAEQYLGDEELTARRFIRHPRTGARLYRTGDLGRFHPDGRLEFLGREDTQVKIRGHRVELGEVESALRRHPAVADAAVLIDGRGPGARLHGFAEIAAAEQGFSEPATADVLTAAENAAAAAHDEIDGESFVALMRAVDEMAMLSIAAQLRSKGLFADRERAHDIAEIATATGVSDRQHGLLKRWLGALADGGAVVHDPRTDRYSDLIAAGPRAVEAAWRRIDELEEIVGYGSETLSYIRACSSRLDDLLRGELDVRELLFPAGKPGAAHAVYRTNLVARSSHRVVIDTVREIARQSPHRLRILEVGAGIAGTSTDLIPALAEFEPDYQFTDLSEYFLGEARKQFAQYPWVRYGRFDINADAVDQGLRPNSADVILCANVLHNSVDADEVLARLRDLLAPGGWLVFLEPTRQHNYALLVSMEFEFFSELTAFTDVRAGTGQAFFTRDQWLRQLDTAGADHVRVLPAEDTPLAASGQGVFLARFKSERHTVTERQLIDHVATLLPGHMVPDEMNLLDALPRSANGKLDRAALTEHAATPAAAEDSAFVPPADEIEERIARLWQEMLGVPKVGRDQNFYALGGDSLLLSQMVGKLRDRVPEVADIEWQELLRDMLRNPTVAALAARRHRGQAPVSPAERSAVRSLGGESGHESGTWVLVHGGTGTLSPYDALLPHLREAHPGALVGLEVTDPDKYLNLPAEAVIARQAADYAKELLDRDTRFRIIGYSVGGLLAAEIARDLTEAGAAVDELTVIGSYQPPAVYDELLTEYIFAQSLGIDPATAGFPSDTAAFDTALRSILDRSPDRIPAGALTGLNGDSAPLAAKFRELAAVPRADRLATLHTAATSGTGPYPANDLALDEFRRHFDIFAHHLRAMGAHRVEPYFGPVRVLTNSGTATLMGTRAEVDRFWSGVGLGALVIEDIPGDHLTSMSATHAAKVAARITTPFPNSRNESRL; encoded by the coding sequence GTGAACATCCCCGACCTGGTAAATGATCTGCGGCAGCGAGGGGTTCACCTGTGGGCCGATGGCGAGCAGTTGCGGTTCCGTGCCCCGCAGGGGGCATTGACCGCTGAACTTCGAGAGCAGCTGACGGCGCACAAGCCCGCCGTCCTGGAGTACCTCGCCCGGGACCAGGCCGCCATCAGCGTTTCCGCCGATCCGGCCGCCGCGCACGAGCCGTTCCCGCTGACGCCCGTGCAGCAGGCATACCTGATCGGCCGCGACCCCACCTATCCCTATGGCGGGGTGGCCTGTGCGAGCTACCTCGAAATCTCTTACGACGGTACCGATCCCGGCATCGTGGAGAAGGCATGGAACGCTCTCGTACGCCGCCACGACATGCTGCGGGCCACCGTGAGCACCGACGGCTACCAGCAGATCGCCGCGACGGCGCCGCACTACGAAATCCCGGTGACGGATGTCCGGGGCAAGGACAGCATCGAGGTCGATGCCGTCCTCGACCGGCAACGGGACGCACTGGTGGGCCCGACCGGCGGCACGGACACATGGCCGTTGTTCGCACTGCGCACCACCCGCACCGACACCGCCTGCATCCTGCATCTGGTCGTGGAACTGCTGGTGGTCGACGCCGCCAGCATCCAACTGCTCCTCGCCGAACTCGCCGAACTCGTACACGCCTCCGGCGACGACACCGTGCTCCGGCCCGCACCGGAGATCGGCTTCCGCGACTACGTCCTGGGCGCGCAGCAACTTCGCAACGGATCGCGCTACCAGCGCGATCGCGACTACTGGCAGGAACGGATCGACACCCTCCCCGCCGCGCCGGAGCTGCCCGTCCGGCACACCGACGGCGACGCGGCGAATGCCGATAGCGGATTCGACCGGCTGCATCACCTGCTACCCGCCGCCGCACTGAAAAGGTTGGCAGACAACGCCATTCCACACGGTCTCACCCCGTCCGGCGCGGTGCTGGCCGCCTATGCCGAGATCATCGGGCGGTGGAGCCGCAAGCGACAGTTCACCCTCAATCTGCCGGTCTTCAACCGGATGCCGGTGCACGACGACATCGGTGCGGTGATCGGCGATTTCACCTCGGTCAACCTGCTCGGAATCGACCTCGACGAACAGAACACGTTCGCCGATCGCGCCCGCGCCATCGCCGCCCAGCTGTTCACCGATCTCGATCATCGACTGTTCGACGGTGTGGAGGTCCTGAGCGAATTGACCCGCCGCGCAGGCAATCCGGTGCTCATGCCGGTGGTGTTCACCAGCACACTCGCGAGCCAGGATGCCGACGGCCGGAAGAACCACGGCCGCATTCTGCGTGGCCTCACCCGCACCCCGCAGGTGTGGTTCGACTGCCAGGTGACCCCGTACGACGACGGACTGATGATCGCCTGGGACGTGCGCCGGGGTGTGCTGGCCGGTGACACGGCCGCCGACGCCTTTGCCGCGTTCGTGAATCTCGTTGAGCGACTGGCCGATACATCCGACGCGTGGACCGACCAGTACCCGGTCGCACTGCCCTCCGAGCAGCGCGACCGCCGCGACGGCTACAACGACACCGCCGCCGACACGGCGCCACGCACACTGCACCAGCGGATTCTGGATCGCGCCGATATCGATCCGGAAGCTCCGGCGGTCATCCATCGCGACGATGTGATCGCCTTTGTCGAGTTGCGCCGTCGTGTCGGCGCGGCCGTCGCTGCTCTCCGGGAGTCCGGTGTCCGGCCCGGTGACCGCGTGGCCATCCTGATGGAGAAGGGACCGGAACAGGTCGTTTCCGCGTTGGCGGTCACCGCTGTCGGCGCGGCCTATGTGCCGATCGCGATCGGCCAGCCGATGACCCGCCGGGAACGGATCATCGAACGTGCCGGGATCGAGGTGGCCCTCACCCAATCCTGGCTGCACGATGCCGACGAGATCCCCACGGCGGTACGGCCGATCGCGGTCGACCTGTTGCGGGGCATCGACACCGTGCCCGAGGTTGCCGACGATCCGGACGCCCCCGCCTACGTCATCTACACCTCCGGTTCCACCGGCGAACCGAAGGGAGTCGTCGTCACTCACCGCGCGGCGGCGAACACGATCGACGACATCGACGAGCGCTTCGCCCTGACTCCCCGCGATCGGGTGCTCGGCGTCGCGAGCCTGGCATTCGATCTGTCGGTGTGGGACATCTTCGGCGTCCTGGCGGCCGGTGGCGCCGTCGTGCTGCCCGAACACGATCGCGCGACCGACCCCTCGCACTGGCTGGAACTGGTGCGACGACATTCGGTCACGCTCTGGAACAGCGTGCCGGGACAACTGCAGATGCTCCTCGATGTCGTGGACTCCACACCTGACACGCGCGCCGAATCGCTGCGGCTGGTCCTGCTGTCGGGTGACTGGATTCCGCTGGACCTGCCCGACCGGATGCGCGCCCACCACCCCGGCCTGACCGTGGTCGGACTGGGTGGCGCCACCGAGGCGGCCATCTGGTCGATTCATCATCCGGTGGACCGGATCGACCCGCAGTGGCGCAGCATCCCCTACGGCATCCCGTTGCGCAACCAGAGCATGCACGTGCTGGACACCGCGCTGCAGGACTGCCCGGAGCACGTCACCGGCGAAATCTACATCGGCGGTGCGGGATTGGCCGAGCAGTACCTGGGCGACGAGGAACTGACCGCGCGGCGATTCATCCGCCATCCACGCACCGGCGCCCGGCTCTATCGCACCGGAGACCTCGGCCGATTCCACCCCGACGGACGCCTGGAATTCCTGGGCCGCGAAGACACTCAGGTCAAGATCCGCGGCCACCGTGTCGAACTCGGTGAGGTCGAATCCGCGCTGCGCCGCCACCCGGCCGTGGCCGACGCCGCCGTTCTGATCGACGGCCGCGGGCCCGGCGCACGCCTGCACGGCTTCGCCGAAATCGCGGCCGCCGAACAGGGTTTCAGCGAACCGGCCACAGCAGATGTGCTCACCGCCGCGGAGAATGCCGCCGCGGCGGCACACGACGAGATCGACGGCGAATCGTTCGTCGCGCTGATGCGGGCGGTCGACGAGATGGCCATGCTGTCCATCGCCGCCCAGCTTCGCTCCAAGGGTCTGTTCGCCGATCGCGAGCGTGCCCACGACATCGCCGAGATAGCCACGGCCACCGGAGTTTCCGATCGGCAGCACGGTCTGTTGAAGCGCTGGCTGGGCGCTCTCGCCGACGGGGGTGCGGTGGTGCACGATCCGCGCACCGACCGTTACAGCGATCTGATCGCCGCCGGTCCGCGCGCGGTCGAGGCGGCGTGGCGGCGTATCGACGAGCTGGAGGAGATCGTCGGATACGGCAGCGAGACCCTGTCCTATATCCGAGCCTGCAGCAGCCGGTTGGACGATCTGCTGCGTGGCGAGCTGGACGTGCGCGAATTGCTGTTCCCCGCCGGGAAACCCGGTGCGGCGCATGCCGTTTACCGCACCAACCTGGTGGCGCGAAGCTCGCATCGCGTCGTGATCGACACCGTGCGCGAGATCGCCCGGCAGTCGCCGCACCGGCTGCGGATACTCGAGGTCGGCGCCGGTATCGCCGGCACCAGCACCGATTTGATTCCCGCGCTGGCCGAGTTCGAACCGGACTACCAGTTCACCGACCTGTCGGAGTACTTCCTCGGCGAGGCCCGCAAGCAGTTCGCGCAGTATCCGTGGGTGCGCTACGGTCGCTTCGACATCAACGCCGATGCGGTGGATCAGGGGCTGCGGCCCAACTCGGCCGACGTCATCCTGTGTGCGAATGTGCTGCACAACTCCGTCGACGCCGACGAGGTGCTGGCGCGGCTGCGCGACCTGCTCGCGCCGGGCGGATGGCTCGTATTCCTCGAACCCACCCGGCAGCACAACTACGCCCTGCTGGTGTCGATGGAGTTCGAATTCTTCAGCGAGCTCACCGCATTCACCGATGTGCGGGCGGGCACCGGCCAGGCGTTCTTCACCCGTGATCAGTGGTTGCGTCAGCTCGACACCGCCGGAGCCGACCACGTCCGGGTGCTACCGGCCGAGGACACTCCGCTCGCGGCCTCCGGTCAGGGTGTTTTCCTCGCCCGGTTCAAGAGTGAGCGGCATACGGTGACCGAACGGCAGCTCATCGACCATGTCGCGACGCTACTGCCCGGCCATATGGTGCCGGACGAGATGAACCTGCTGGACGCGCTGCCGCGTTCGGCGAACGGGAAACTGGACCGAGCCGCACTGACCGAGCATGCCGCGACCCCGGCCGCCGCCGAGGATTCCGCCTTCGTTCCGCCCGCCGACGAGATCGAGGAGCGGATCGCGCGATTGTGGCAGGAAATGCTCGGGGTTCCGAAGGTGGGCCGGGACCAGAACTTCTATGCGCTGGGCGGCGATTCGCTGTTGCTGTCGCAGATGGTCGGCAAGCTGCGGGATCGAGTCCCCGAGGTGGCCGATATCGAATGGCAGGAACTGCTGCGTGACATGCTGCGCAATCCCACCGTCGCCGCGCTCGCCGCTCGCCGCCATCGCGGGCAGGCGCCGGTGTCGCCGGCGGAGCGGTCGGCGGTGCGGTCCCTGGGCGGTGAATCCGGGCACGAGAGTGGCACGTGGGTGCTCGTCCACGGCGGCACCGGTACGTTGTCGCCGTACGACGCGCTGCTTCCGCACCTGCGGGAGGCGCATCCCGGTGCTCTGGTCGGGCTCGAGGTCACCGATCCGGACAAGTACCTGAACCTTCCCGCCGAGGCGGTAATCGCCAGGCAGGCAGCGGATTACGCGAAGGAACTGCTCGACCGCGACACCCGCTTCCGGATCATCGGCTACTCGGTCGGTGGCCTGCTCGCCGCGGAGATCGCACGCGACCTCACCGAGGCCGGGGCGGCGGTGGACGAACTGACCGTGATCGGCTCCTACCAACCGCCCGCCGTGTACGACGAGCTACTGACCGAGTACATCTTCGCCCAGTCCCTCGGCATCGACCCCGCTACCGCCGGATTCCCCTCCGACACAGCCGCATTCGACACCGCCCTGCGATCGATCCTCGACCGCAGCCCGGACCGGATCCCCGCCGGTGCGCTGACCGGACTGAACGGCGACTCGGCGCCGCTGGCCGCGAAGTTCCGCGAACTGGCCGCCGTGCCCCGCGCCGATCGTCTCGCGACCCTGCACACGGCGGCCACCTCGGGCACCGGCCCGTACCCGGCGAATGACCTCGCGTTGGACGAATTCCGCAGGCACTTCGATATTTTCGCGCACCATCTGCGGGCGATGGGCGCGCACCGGGTCGAACCCTACTTCGGTCCGGTGCGGGTCCTGACCAACAGCGGGACCGCGACACTGATGGGCACGCGCGCGGAGGTCGACCGGTTCTGGTCGGGCGTAGGACTCGGCGCGCTGGTCATCGAGGACATCCCCGGCGACCACCTCACCAGCATGTCCGCGACCCACGCCGCCAAGGTCGCCGCCCGCATCACCACGCCATTCCCCAACTCCCGTAACGAGTCACGACTATGA